The Mangrovibacterium diazotrophicum DNA window CTTAGACGGAGAGGCTTTCTTCTCGGTTACCAAAGGCAAAAAGTTCCAGGTCGATTTCCCGGGTGGAAACCTGCACGTACTGGGAACAAAATTCAACATTCGGGCTTATTCTGAAGACATGGGTCGCGTTGATTGTTTTGAAGGATCGGTAAAACTGAAGATCAACCAGCAGGATATTGTTTTGACAAAGGGTCAGGCAGTGAGTTTCAGCCCGGACCATATCGAAGGGCCGTTTGAGATAAAGGCCGACAACCTGACCGGCATCACCGACAACCTGTATCATTGGTCTGACCGGCCGTTGCAAGAAATCCTGTCGCTCATTTGTGCGCGCGAGGGATACCAGTTGAGCGCTTCAGAAAGCATTTTGGAGAAACGTTTTACCGGCTCGCTGAATCTGACGAACGGCAAACAGGCCCTGACAATCTTAACGAAAGCAATGAACCTTGACTATAACCTGACTAAAAACCAACTAAAAATTGTTGAAAGCAATTAAAACTCAAATTATCTTTTGCCTGATCGCCTGCTTCTTATCGGTGCAGGCATTTGCGCAGCAGAAGCAAGTAACCGTCAACGCCAAACAACAATCGCTGAGTTCACTGTTGGAGGATATCGCTTCTAAAAACGACATTCAATTCGCTTTCGACGCCAATTATTTTTCACAAATCAAGGTTGATCTAAAGGTTGAAAATCAAGACATCGCTGATTTCGTCAACCTCATTTGCGACAAATATCACCTGCTGTCGGAGACCATTGACGGCACCATCATTCTTTATAAAAACCCGGCTCCACTCCTGGAACCCGTTGCAGAAATGATCAAAATATCGGGGGTTGTGCAGGATGAAACAACAGGCGAACCGCTGCTTTTCTGTCATGTTGGCTTTGTCGATTCGGAAATGAAAGGAACGACAACGAACGAACTCGGGATTTTCACGGCGACCATTGAAAAACAAGCGCAACTCCAAATCGCGATCAGCCACCTCGGCTACCAGCGTTTGGATACCACGCTAAACCTGCAGACGGGTCAATTTTTCACCATCAAACTGCATCCGTTCTCTATTAATATTGAAGCCATCCAGGTTTTTCAGCAAGAGAAAAACGTGATTGAAATGGGAAACCAATCCGAACGAATTGCCTTCAACCCGAAACAATCGGCTAATTTGCCGCGCGTTGACGACAGCGACCTAATCAGCTCGCTGAGCCTGATTCCGGGTGTCAACTTTCTGGGCGGGCAAACTTCCGGGATTTCCATTCGCGGCAGCTCCCCGTCGGAAAATATGGTCATGCTCGACGGAATTCCGGTGTTGGAAACGAGCCACTTGTTTGGCAACCTCAGTGTACTAAACTCAAAATACATATCGCAAGCATTTGTTTCGCGCGGTGCGTTTGACGCCACTTACGGTGAAAGAACTTCCGGAGTGGTTGAGTTGAAAGGGAAAAACAATTTTTACAAACCAAGCCTCGATCTTTCGGCCAATCTCCTGAATGTAAGTGGAACCGCCAATGTTCCGATCGGCAAAGTCGTTTCGGTAAGCGGATCATACCGCTTTTCGTACATCGACCGCTGGGAAAATTACCTGTACAAACAAATACTCGAGCAAGGAAGCAGCGACGACGAATCCACCGTCTCGCCATTCATTCAATACGATGACGTGAATGTGAAAGTGGGTATCAAGCCGTCTGACAAACACGAGATCTCCTTCAACTTCTTGAACAGTTACGACCTGCAGGTCCGCGACTACCAGTTCAAGGACGGTTCCCGACTTTTCCGCTACGAAGATGCCGTGAGCGAAAACCGTGGGATGAGTGCCAACTGGTTCTACCAAACAACTCCGAATTTCCAGCAACAAATTACCGCCGGCTACAACGACCTTACCCGCGATGCCTACGCACACTCGGGCATGGGCCCCAACAGCCAGGGCAATGGTGGTAAAGATGAAAAAGATGAAGGCAATAACTACCTCGAGGAATTCTCTGCAAAATGGTCGGGCGAGCTGAAAACCGGGCGGTTTACGCACCAGGCCGGATTTGGAGCCAACATCAACCAGGTAACCTACGACTACCGCTCCGAAAGATCAACCGGCAACAAGCTGACTGACTCGATCGTTTTCGACTCAGAAACGAATTTATACCATGTTTATCTGCAGGAAAAAATTACGCTGTTCGACAAGTTGGAGGCCCGTCTTGGTGTTCGTGGAAACTACTTTGACATAACACAAAAATTCTACCTGCAACCACGCTTCGGACTGCGATACGAGATTAATGACTATCTGGCTGTGCTTTACGCCGGTGGTATTTACAACCAGTTCCTGACGCGAATCCGGAAAGTAGATATCGATGGAAACAGCGATCTGGTCTGGTTTCTACCCGACGAATCGGGCGAAGGAATCTTGAAAGCACAACAGCATGTTCTGGGACTTCAGTTCGATCAAAATGGCTGGGCCGTCAACGTGGAAGGATATTACAAAAAGACCGATGGCCGCGTTAACCTGTTTGCCGAACAAACAGGCGGGCAACAAAAGTTGATTGAATACAACCAGCGAAACGGAAAATCCAACAACTTCGGAATGGATCTCCTGCTTCAATACAAACACGGAAAGTTCACACACATCCTGACTACCTCGGTTTCGAAATCAGAAGAGCAATTCGAAGTCTTCAATAATGGTGAAACTTATCCGTCATTCGACGATCAGCGCGTACGGCTGCGCTGGACAGAAATGGCCAAAATAAAAGGATTTGTAATCGCTGCAAACCTGGTTTACAACAGTGGCAGTCCGTATCTGGTAACGGAATCCGGTTCGGGTAATTCGGAGTTCGATCGGTTACCCTATTTCATGCAGGCCGACATCTCATTCATCAAACGCTTCCAGTACAAATTCTTCAATCTGAGTACAGGCATTTCATTAATGAATATTACCAACCGGGAAAACATTTTGGAAGTCGACTACTTCAACGTGTCAGATGCTACCGGCTCATATTCAGTCAGAACAGACGTAACCGCCATGCGGTTTACACCGGTTTTTTTCCTCAATATCTTGCTTCAATAACTTACTCCGAGAAAAAAAATGAAAAAATTTCGATTTTAGGGGTAGGGTATTTCCCTTCGAAAGGATAATAGCTTCAGACAACGAAAAAAACGACATGTTTGAAGCAAGCAAAATAAGTCTATTCTCTGCCTTACTTGTTCTTCCGAATTCAGAAAACAGGATTGAACAAGTAATTCGTGCTTACAGCATTCCGGCACGAAAAGACAAACATGCTGCTTACAAAGAAACTCTGAGAAAGATTGAAGAAGGTAAAAGACGACGGACTGAGCACGGAGCACTATTACTAAGTCCTGTTTATCGAATCGCAATTTCAACCGCTGCTTCTCTCATCCTGATTTTCCTTCTTCAACTTCTTCTTTTTAGTCAGACGCGTTTCGAGAGTACTGGTCAGGCTGCATCTTTTCGCTTACCCGATCAATCAAGGGTCGTGCTAAGCGAAAACAGCTCGATCAGCTTTCCCAAATATAGATGGAATAGAAAAATAGAATTGCAGGGCGAAGCCTACTTCGAGGTAAAAAAGGGGAATAAGTTTATTGTAAAGACCGATGAAGGTAGTGTGAGCGTTCTGGGCACCCGTTTTCTGGTGACCGAAAAAGAAGACAACTTGCAAGTAAGTTGTTTCGAAGGAAAAGTTTTGTACGCAAACAAAAAGTTGGAAGAGGAAATTCCGGCAGGCTACTCTAAAGAGTTCAAAAAAGATGACTTGTTAACGACGCAACAAATACAGTCAGCCTACCCTACTTCCGCTCTTTTCTCGACAAATTATTCCGGCGAAAATTTACAGCAGGTTGTTTCCGACCTTGAAAATTTCTTCCAGGTAAAAATCCAATTGCAAACCGCCGGTAGCCACTTTTTCAGTGGAAACCTGGAAACTGCCAATCTGGATTCAGCCTTGAAAATCATTAGCCGCTCATTAGACCTTCATTACTCTTTCAAATCGAATGACGAAATCCTTTTAACAGAAAAACAGAAGAGTTATGAAAAGAAAAATTAAATCGGCCCTGGTATTATTAACTGCTATTACGTTAGGTATTTTCTCATCATGTACGAGTACCGACGACGGTATCTCAGGAAATGATTCAACAAAGGGAAGTTTGAAAATTTTACTGACCGACGCTCCATTCCCAAGTGATTTGGTTGCTGAAGTTAATGTGGTAATTGACGAAGTATCGATCAAAAAAGTAAACGACGATTCTTCGGAAGACGACGATTCCGGCTGGTCTGTCCTTTCATCAGAAGAAAGTTCCTTCAACTTGTTGGATCTGCAAAATGGCGCGGTAGCTGTCTTAGCCGACTTTGAAGAATTCCCGATTGGCACTTACAGCGAAATCAGACTTCATATTGTTAGTGCAGAGGTTGTGCTGACTGAAGATGCCGGTGGCGAAACCTACGATCTCAAAATTCCCAGCGGCACCAGCAGCGGCCTGAAAGTAAAAATCGATGGCAATTTGGAAGTGCGCGGAGGGAACGCTGCGGCTCTAATCGTTGATTTTGACGTGGCTCAAAGCTTCCTGGTACAAGGAAACCCAACTAAAAACGGAAAAGAAATTACCGGATTCAAATTCAAACCGGTTATCCGCGCAACTGCTGAAGATATTAGCGGAACTGTGGAAGGCTACGTTTCCGTTCAGCAATTAACTGACGGCGTTGTGTCTGAAGTCCCCGGTGTTGGTATTCAGGTAACTGTTACCGACGGAACAAACACCTACATCGCCATTAGCAGCGACAACGGCTACTACGCCATCATAGGTGTGCTGCCCGGCGAATATACTGTTTCAGCAACTGCTGATGGTTACAAAGATTTCTCAGCCACCACGAATGTTGAAACAAACATGGTCGCTACAGCGAACGTTCTGCTCGAGCTGCCACTAGGAACTATTACAGGAACTGTTACAGATGTGAGCACAGCAGCATTGATTCAAGCTGCAGCAGTCGAAATCCTGAATGGAGAAAGCACTGTGATTGCAACAGCAACGACGAACGAAAATGGAGTTTACGCAGCAGGAAACATTCCAGTGGGAACCTATTCAGTTAAGTTCACAGCAACCGGCTACGATGTATTAACTGTTGCCGACGCGGTTGTTAGCGATGCGACGACAACAACTGTTGACGCCGCGTTGACCGCAACTGTTGTATCTGAATAAAAAGAGGAACCAAGTTTCCTCGCCTAAGTTTTGAATTACCGTATTTACATACGTGTAAATATATTTCTAAAAGCAAATAGAGGTATCCTGTGGTGGGATACCTTTTTTCGTTGTCACTAAAACAAAAAAATCGCTGGCTATAAAGCCAACGATTATTCTAACCCATGTTCATGTCTTCCTCCGGTTTAAAAATACCATTCAACTCCGAGACGGGTTGAAAAACGCTTCATATTCGAATCGTTGCCATCATACAACTTTTTAAAGTAGAGCGTGTATTCCGGTGAAAGTGTCAATCCCAAATGCTTGTTTATATTGTATTTTAAAATCGCAGCAGTTGCAAAACCACTCATATTTTCGGAATAAGCTGATGAAACGTAGCTCCCGTCAGAAACTGATCCATCTGTCTTTTGTGTTTCCTGATCTGAATCAGAGATGTACTCCAATTTCAAACCGGGCGACAAGAACAGTTCAAACTTGTTCTTCGTCCAAACCCGAAAATCAAAGTAGGGGCTGATGCTGAAATAGTCCAGAGTCATGGTAGTGTTTAACAAATCGGCTCCAGAATAGGACTGTCCGTAGCTGTACTGTCCAAATCTCGACTCAACCCGAAAACGTACAACATCCGAGAATTTCATCCCAACTGACGCACCCAAACTGTATTCCATACCGTCGTGCTCATAAATATCATAATTGTTGTAATTATAATACTTATCGGTTGTGTAGTCCCAACCGCCATTCAGGTTAACGAAGAAACGGGATTGCGAAAATCCTACAAAGGGAATAACAGAAATAGCAAGTAAAATCAAATACTTTTTCATGGTAGTTCTAATAGTTATTTGTCTTAAAAAATAATCCGTGTCAAAGTTGAATAGGAACTACCAAAACTTCAAACCAAACCGATCGAATCAGAGATTTTACCGACGTTTAGCCAAATTTTGGGGAATCCACAGGCCACCTCTCCACAATGATTATTCCAATATTCCCAAACAAAGTCTCGTCACCCTACTTTATAAATTGTCTATTTCCGATTTTCGTCCTACTTTTGCGCTCAATTTACTGATAGCAAGAATGTAATCAATTCGGGCAAAAAGTAAGTTTTTTTTCACTGTTGAAATTTGGAATTTGAAATATGAAAAGGGTCGTTATTGGTTTATCGGGGGGAGTTGATTCGAGTGTGGCAGCGTATCTGCTAAAACAACAGGGTTACGAGGTTATCGCATTATTTATGATTAACTGGCACGATCGTACCGGCACGCTTACCGGGCAGTGTACCTGGGAAGATGATGCGTTGATTGCGGAGATGGTTGCAAAAAAACTGGATATGCCTTTTCACATTGTCGACCTGAGCACACACTATAAAAAGCGGGTCGTTGACTACATGTTCGACGAATACAGCAAAGGGCGGACGCCAAACCCGGATGTACTGTGTAACCGTGAGATCAAGTTCGATATTTTTATGGACGAGTGTCTGAAACACGGCGCCGACTTTGTTGCTACGGGACATTACTGCCAAAAAAGCGAATTCGAAAAAGACGGAAAAATGATTTACCAGCTTCGCGCCGGTGCCGACAACAATAAAGATCAAAGCTATTTTCTTTGTCAATTGAATCAAGACCAGTTAAGCAAAGCGCTATTCCCAATTGGCCATTTGGACAAACCCGAAGTTCGTCGCATTGCCGCTGAGCAACAATTACCCACTGCCACCCGCAAGGATTCGCAAGGAATTTGTTTTGTCGGAAAAGTTGACTTGCCGACTTTTCTTCAGCAACAGCTGGAACCGAAAACCGGCAACGTCATTGAAATACCGACCGAATTCATCGCCAAGAAAAAACAGGTAGAACGCACACCCGAGAATTTCCGGAAATTGTGTTTCGCTTACCCGTACAAACCTTGGAACGGCAAAATCATTGGCGAACACGGAGGCGCCCATTTCTATACCGTCGGCCAACGTAAAGGGCTGAATATTGGCGGGCACAACGAGCCGCTTTTCGTCATCGGAACCGATGTGAAACGCAATATCATTTATGTAGGTGAAGGCTCCGAACATCCTGGATTGTATCGTCCTGGACTATTTATTTCCAACGAAGAAATTCACTGGATCAGAACCGATATCGCCATGGAAGTTGGTGAAACGCGTCAATACGATGTTCGGATCCGTTATCGCCAACCGCTGGAAAAGGCAACACTCTACCGCCATGAGGATGGAATTTACATGTTGTTCGACGACGAGCAGCGCGGGATTACCTCCGGCCAATTCGCTGCCTGGTACGAGGGCGACGAGTTAATCGGCTCCGGCGTGATCGCCTGATTTGATGGCTAAACCAAGCGATTATTTGGCGAACACTATTCAACTAAAAATTGTACCTTTGGGCACCTTTAAATAAATACACACATGATCAAATCGATGACCGGCTATGGTAAAGCCGAATTTGAAAGCGGAAATAAGAAGATTACACTGGAGTTGAAATCACTGAACAGTAAACAACTGGATATCAACTCGCGTCTGCCAATGCTTTATCGCGAAAAAGATTTGATCATTCGGAAAGAGATTTCTGAAAAACTGATTCGCGGTAAGGTCGACTTTTCGCTATTCCTCGAAAACCTCGGAACAGAAAGTAATTCGGCGATCAACGAGTCAATTGTTACCGCGTATTTCAATCAACTGAGCGCGCTTCAAACAAAGCTTGGTCTTCCGGTTTCGGAGCAAATCATGCAAAACGTGATGCGTTTGCCCGATACGGTTAAGACAGTTTATGAGGAACTGGATGAAAACGAATGGCTGATTATTTTCGCAAACATTCAGAAAGTGATTGCCACTCTTGAGGAATTCCGTGTTCAGGAAGGTGCTGCCTTAGAAAAAGACATCCGCTCGAACATCTCCGATATTCAGCAATTGCTGAGCCAAATTGAGCCTTTCGAAAAGCAACGCATCGAAAATGTAAAAGCTAAAATTCAGGATGGCTTGAACGAGATTACCTTGAACGGCAATATGGATAAAAACCGTTTCGAGCAAGAGCTGATCTATTACCTGGAGAAACTGGATATCAACGAAGAAAAAGTGCGTTTGACCAACCACTGTGAATACTTCCTGGAAACACTGGATAACACGCAGGATGTTGGTAAAAAACTGGGCTTCATTGCACAGGAGATCGGACGCGAGATCAATACCATTGGTAGCAAAGCCAACGAAAGCAACATTCAGCGCTTAGTCGTTCAAATGAAAGACGCACTGGAGCGAATCAAAGAACAGCTGTTGAACGTATTGTAGAAGATAAAGTGAGAAAGCAAAAGTCAAAAGTCAAAAAAACAAAAATCGACCTATGGAAAGAGATTTGATGGAAAGGCTTTTCAATTTTGCTGTTCATGTAATCAAATTTTTGCGCGAAATTCCTTCAAATCAAGAAAATCGAGTTATTCGCTACCAACTGACGAAATCAGCTACTTCATCAGGAGCCAACTACGAAGAATCGCAAGCTGGCAGCTCTAAAGCGGACTTTATTTTCAAGGTTGAGATTTGCTTAAAGGAAATGCGCGAAAGCAACTATTGGTTACGAATTATTAAAGCTACTCACTTAGCCAGCGAAATTCCGTCAGCGGAATTGGAATTTTTGGTAAATGAATCTGAAGAATTAAAGAAGATATTGGCCTCAATCGTAAAGAAATCAAAAGCCCAATGAGCGCCTCTCACTTTTGACTTTTGACTTTACACTTTTGACTTTATTATGCAAAAAGGTAAGCTAATCATATTTTCAGCTCCGTCGGGGGCAGGCAAAACAACCATCGTCAAGCATTTATTACAGCAGGATTTCGGACTGGAATTTTCGATTTCGGCAACCAGCCGTGCTCCCAGACATACCGAGACACATGGTGTTGACTACTATTTTCTGAGTCCTGACGAGTTTCAACAAAAAGTGCAGGCCGACGAATTCCTGGAATGGGAAGAAGTTTACAAAGGCACTTGCTACGGAACATTGAAAGCTGAAGTGGAACGAATCCGCAACAAAGGCAAGCACGTTGTGTTTGACGTGGATGTGGTTGGTGGTGTGAATATCAAAAAATATTACGGCAACGAGGCTTTGGCTGTTTTTGTGCAACCTCCTTCCATCGAAGAACTTCGTAAACGCTTGGTCGGCCGTTCAACCGATGCGCCGGAAGTGATTGAAAAACGCGTGGCAAAAGCTGAATATGAATTGACTTTCGCCCCGCAATTCGATGTCGTTTTGGTCAGCGAAGAGTTACCTGTCACCTTGGCCAATGCCGACAAACTGGTAACTGATTTCATCCGCCAATAAACGTTTTCGGGGCAAACACAGTTCCTCTGGAATTAAAAAACTTAAACCAAAACTGCATTTCATCGTTTTGAAATTGAACAACTAAATTTTGAAATCGCAACCATGAAAGTAGGTCTCTATTTCGGCACATTCAATCCCATTCACATCGGGCACATGGCCATTGCCAACTACATGCTCGACTTTACCGAAATTGAGAAATTGTGGTTCATTGTTAGTCCGCAGAATCCCTTCAAAAATAAAAAACATTTGCTGGACGATTATCAGCGCCTGGAAATGGTGAACAGGGCAATCGACGACGACTACCGGTTTTCAGCTAATTCAATTGAATTCGGCTTGCCCAAACCGTCTTACACGATCGATACGCTGGCTCACCTGCAGGAGAAGTACCCGCAGCATGAATTTTTGCTGATCATGGGTTCCGACAACCTCGAGTTTCTGCACAAATGGAAAAACTACGAACAACTTCTGGCGAACTACCGGATTTTAGTATACCCGCGGCCCGGATTTGATCCAAATAACTGGGCGAGCTTCGAAAACATCCAACTCGTTGATGCCCCTTTAATGGAGGTTTCTGCTTCGTTTATCCGGAATTCAATAAAAGAGGGCAAAAACGTCCGCCATTTCCTACCCTACAAAACATGGCAATACCTGAGCGAAATGAATTTTTACAAATAGCATTCCGGTCAGGTATCACTATAAATCAATCGATATTTTTATTGTTTTGCCACACCGATCACACCAATCGCAACGCGGGCTCCAGCCGCTCCTGTTGGTTGTGAAACCAAATCATCTTCATCAGCATGCACAATAATTCCGCGTCCCAGGATTGATTCAGGACCGGCAAAGGTCATCGATGGGTAAGTTACTTCATAAATCGCAACGCCTTCGGCATTGGCTTCCAGGTTACCCAAATCGCCAACGTGTCTCATTTCGCCGGTTGGCGCACCATGATCGTGGCCTTCAGGATTGAAGTGACCGCCTGCTGAAGTACCATCAGGTGCAGTCAAATCGCCAAATTGGTGAATGTGGAAACCATGTTTACCCGGTGTCAAACCGGAAACTTCTGCTTTCACGACCACACCGCCATCGGTTTTGGTAAACGTCACCGTTCCCGATACCGTATTTCCTTCGGTCGGTTGCAACACACAAATCGCTTTTTCAACTCCGTTATCAGCCGGAGCAGGCATCACTTTATCGTGCATAACCATGTCGTGATCATGATCCGCCGGCTTTGTACCCGACGTACATGCCTGAGCGACCAACAATAGCATCGTTCCCCAAAAACTTAATTTTACTAATCTTCTGTTATTCATTTTCTCAGCTTTTTAATTTATGATGAAAACTGTGTCTAATTCGCATCGTAGTTGGAATATAAAACCGGACAATCGCTGGATTTCAGAAGCTTCCGGATCAATTCCTTTTTAAACAATTTGCTCCAGAAACCCTTTTTTTCTTCGACCACAGCAACCAGGCTGGGCGACAAAATCCGGGCATGGTCAATGAACTCATCGTCAAAATTGCCTTCTTGCAAGACCTTATAATTAACAGTTGCCTTCGGAAATAGTTGATCAATATCCATCAACGTTGTCATTTCTTTCTCGCCTTTTCTCTCAGGTCTCCCCAGTAAATTCACAACTGGTAGAAAATGATTGAGTAAACAGGCCAAGTGGTTAATTCCATCTTTCTCCTCGTTGGTAAATCCGGTTGGAATCAGGATTGAACTGTACGGAACAAATTGCTCTCCGGCCGGTACAAACAAGCAAAGACCGCTAAAAGTTTGACTGATGTCGATCGTTTCTTTCTGCGAATCGAAAATATAATTGTCGGGCGTTTTGCTCATCACAAAAATCGAATCCGGATACTCTTCGGCGATCGTTTTCAACCTATTCTCAATACTATCGATACGCAAATCCAGCTCCCACTTCAGCGGGTAGTTCAAACGGGAAATCTCATGACTCAAAAAGTCATCGAGCTCCTGTTTGCTCTGTTCCAATTCCTTACGATAAAATTCATCCGCCAATTGCTTTTCGCCCGGTGAAATACTCGACGAATCGGCAACGACACTTGGTACAGCTTGTTGCACCCGTGGGTCTACTACGTGAACCAAAATCACTTCAGCTTCCAAATACTTCGCCATATTCAGGCCATATGGGATAATACTCTCATGGTCTCCTTTAATATCATTTACAATTACAATTTTCATAGCTTCTAATTTCTATTTGCTCTTTAAAATGCAACCCTCGTTCCGGATCAGGCGACAAGCACGCAAAATGCTAATTATCTGCAAATTAAATCCGAGCACATTCAAACAACACCTGATTTACTCTGGGGAAAATTTGAGAAATCGAAGAGTATTTTCCACAACTCATCCACTTTGGCAAACTTGTATCCCATCCTGTTGTTTTATAACAGGCGCTATAATTATTCTAAATAGCAGCCACACCGAACAACAGATGTAGATATTTGTATATTTG harbors:
- a CDS encoding superoxide dismutase family protein, coding for MNNRRLVKLSFWGTMLLLVAQACTSGTKPADHDHDMVMHDKVMPAPADNGVEKAICVLQPTEGNTVSGTVTFTKTDGGVVVKAEVSGLTPGKHGFHIHQFGDLTAPDGTSAGGHFNPEGHDHGAPTGEMRHVGDLGNLEANAEGVAIYEVTYPSMTFAGPESILGRGIIVHADEDDLVSQPTGAAGARVAIGVIGVAKQ
- a CDS encoding YicC/YloC family endoribonuclease; translation: MIKSMTGYGKAEFESGNKKITLELKSLNSKQLDINSRLPMLYREKDLIIRKEISEKLIRGKVDFSLFLENLGTESNSAINESIVTAYFNQLSALQTKLGLPVSEQIMQNVMRLPDTVKTVYEELDENEWLIIFANIQKVIATLEEFRVQEGAALEKDIRSNISDIQQLLSQIEPFEKQRIENVKAKIQDGLNEITLNGNMDKNRFEQELIYYLEKLDINEEKVRLTNHCEYFLETLDNTQDVGKKLGFIAQEIGREINTIGSKANESNIQRLVVQMKDALERIKEQLLNVL
- the gmk gene encoding guanylate kinase, with protein sequence MQKGKLIIFSAPSGAGKTTIVKHLLQQDFGLEFSISATSRAPRHTETHGVDYYFLSPDEFQQKVQADEFLEWEEVYKGTCYGTLKAEVERIRNKGKHVVFDVDVVGGVNIKKYYGNEALAVFVQPPSIEELRKRLVGRSTDAPEVIEKRVAKAEYELTFAPQFDVVLVSEELPVTLANADKLVTDFIRQ
- the nadD gene encoding nicotinate (nicotinamide) nucleotide adenylyltransferase, which codes for MKVGLYFGTFNPIHIGHMAIANYMLDFTEIEKLWFIVSPQNPFKNKKHLLDDYQRLEMVNRAIDDDYRFSANSIEFGLPKPSYTIDTLAHLQEKYPQHEFLLIMGSDNLEFLHKWKNYEQLLANYRILVYPRPGFDPNNWASFENIQLVDAPLMEVSASFIRNSIKEGKNVRHFLPYKTWQYLSEMNFYK
- a CDS encoding outer membrane beta-barrel protein — protein: MKKYLILLAISVIPFVGFSQSRFFVNLNGGWDYTTDKYYNYNNYDIYEHDGMEYSLGASVGMKFSDVVRFRVESRFGQYSYGQSYSGADLLNTTMTLDYFSISPYFDFRVWTKNKFELFLSPGLKLEYISDSDQETQKTDGSVSDGSYVSSAYSENMSGFATAAILKYNINKHLGLTLSPEYTLYFKKLYDGNDSNMKRFSTRLGVEWYF
- a CDS encoding TonB-dependent receptor yields the protein MKAIKTQIIFCLIACFLSVQAFAQQKQVTVNAKQQSLSSLLEDIASKNDIQFAFDANYFSQIKVDLKVENQDIADFVNLICDKYHLLSETIDGTIILYKNPAPLLEPVAEMIKISGVVQDETTGEPLLFCHVGFVDSEMKGTTTNELGIFTATIEKQAQLQIAISHLGYQRLDTTLNLQTGQFFTIKLHPFSINIEAIQVFQQEKNVIEMGNQSERIAFNPKQSANLPRVDDSDLISSLSLIPGVNFLGGQTSGISIRGSSPSENMVMLDGIPVLETSHLFGNLSVLNSKYISQAFVSRGAFDATYGERTSGVVELKGKNNFYKPSLDLSANLLNVSGTANVPIGKVVSVSGSYRFSYIDRWENYLYKQILEQGSSDDESTVSPFIQYDDVNVKVGIKPSDKHEISFNFLNSYDLQVRDYQFKDGSRLFRYEDAVSENRGMSANWFYQTTPNFQQQITAGYNDLTRDAYAHSGMGPNSQGNGGKDEKDEGNNYLEEFSAKWSGELKTGRFTHQAGFGANINQVTYDYRSERSTGNKLTDSIVFDSETNLYHVYLQEKITLFDKLEARLGVRGNYFDITQKFYLQPRFGLRYEINDYLAVLYAGGIYNQFLTRIRKVDIDGNSDLVWFLPDESGEGILKAQQHVLGLQFDQNGWAVNVEGYYKKTDGRVNLFAEQTGGQQKLIEYNQRNGKSNNFGMDLLLQYKHGKFTHILTTSVSKSEEQFEVFNNGETYPSFDDQRVRLRWTEMAKIKGFVIAANLVYNSGSPYLVTESGSGNSEFDRLPYFMQADISFIKRFQYKFFNLSTGISLMNITNRENILEVDYFNVSDATGSYSVRTDVTAMRFTPVFFLNILLQ
- the mnmA gene encoding tRNA 2-thiouridine(34) synthase MnmA; the protein is MKRVVIGLSGGVDSSVAAYLLKQQGYEVIALFMINWHDRTGTLTGQCTWEDDALIAEMVAKKLDMPFHIVDLSTHYKKRVVDYMFDEYSKGRTPNPDVLCNREIKFDIFMDECLKHGADFVATGHYCQKSEFEKDGKMIYQLRAGADNNKDQSYFLCQLNQDQLSKALFPIGHLDKPEVRRIAAEQQLPTATRKDSQGICFVGKVDLPTFLQQQLEPKTGNVIEIPTEFIAKKKQVERTPENFRKLCFAYPYKPWNGKIIGEHGGAHFYTVGQRKGLNIGGHNEPLFVIGTDVKRNIIYVGEGSEHPGLYRPGLFISNEEIHWIRTDIAMEVGETRQYDVRIRYRQPLEKATLYRHEDGIYMLFDDEQRGITSGQFAAWYEGDELIGSGVIA
- a CDS encoding FecR family protein, whose protein sequence is MFEASKISLFSALLVLPNSENRIEQVIRAYSIPARKDKHAAYKETLRKIEEGKRRRTEHGALLLSPVYRIAISTAASLILIFLLQLLLFSQTRFESTGQAASFRLPDQSRVVLSENSSISFPKYRWNRKIELQGEAYFEVKKGNKFIVKTDEGSVSVLGTRFLVTEKEDNLQVSCFEGKVLYANKKLEEEIPAGYSKEFKKDDLLTTQQIQSAYPTSALFSTNYSGENLQQVVSDLENFFQVKIQLQTAGSHFFSGNLETANLDSALKIISRSLDLHYSFKSNDEILLTEKQKSYEKKN
- a CDS encoding four helix bundle protein, translating into MERDLMERLFNFAVHVIKFLREIPSNQENRVIRYQLTKSATSSGANYEESQAGSSKADFIFKVEICLKEMRESNYWLRIIKATHLASEIPSAELEFLVNESEELKKILASIVKKSKAQ
- a CDS encoding DUF4382 domain-containing protein; this encodes MKRKIKSALVLLTAITLGIFSSCTSTDDGISGNDSTKGSLKILLTDAPFPSDLVAEVNVVIDEVSIKKVNDDSSEDDDSGWSVLSSEESSFNLLDLQNGAVAVLADFEEFPIGTYSEIRLHIVSAEVVLTEDAGGETYDLKIPSGTSSGLKVKIDGNLEVRGGNAAALIVDFDVAQSFLVQGNPTKNGKEITGFKFKPVIRATAEDISGTVEGYVSVQQLTDGVVSEVPGVGIQVTVTDGTNTYIAISSDNGYYAIIGVLPGEYTVSATADGYKDFSATTNVETNMVATANVLLELPLGTITGTVTDVSTAALIQAAAVEILNGESTVIATATTNENGVYAAGNIPVGTYSVKFTATGYDVLTVADAVVSDATTTTVDAALTATVVSE
- a CDS encoding FecR family protein, producing MKNTDKHIDRLLSGYEVPATKSRREAWEQLNRKISANEKLPKRQPVRRINFAYYLTGAAAAAVILVLVLFNFFRPKEEFSNKQMAIQETILPDSSQVVLKTNSKIEYHERLIDGARLVNLDGEAFFSVTKGKKFQVDFPGGNLHVLGTKFNIRAYSEDMGRVDCFEGSVKLKINQQDIVLTKGQAVSFSPDHIEGPFEIKADNLTGITDNLYHWSDRPLQEILSLICAREGYQLSASESILEKRFTGSLNLTNGKQALTILTKAMNLDYNLTKNQLKIVESN